In the genome of Coturnix japonica isolate 7356 chromosome 19, Coturnix japonica 2.1, whole genome shotgun sequence, one region contains:
- the ERAL1 gene encoding GTPase Era, mitochondrial isoform X1: MAAPMAALAARGLPCAVRAAPPSRRAVLLMTGCARCSGSALSHILGLPSQTPSPALGRHPPPVATSRGESSERPRQSHGVSSTVRATLYPIEKQARLVRGRPDQPPEPKVLRIAIIGAPNAGKSTLSNQLLGRKVFPVSKKVHTTRCKAHGVVTHEDTQLIILDTPGLTSPMKAKRHRLEAAMLTDPWDSMKRADLVLVLVDVSDHWTRNSLSLEVLKCLAQFPHIPSVLVLNKVDLLKKKFILLGLINELTEGIVNGKKLKVGSELECNSSSPAKTVLKVAPTSPPENRAQESPCQLETNKAQEGSSLDNSSHVKASESSLVTEAQGQKPYRYGDLKNRKGWPHFRDIFMLAALNGEEVDTLKQYLLMQAKPGPWEFHSRVLTSQSPHEICDNIIREKILEYLPLEVPYGVTQVTELWEEGPSGELVIVKNLVVPRKSHKLMLIGRRGAVISRIAQEAGQDLMNVFLCDIRLKLKVEVKS; this comes from the exons ATGGCGGCGCCCATGGCTGCGTTGGCGGCGCGGGGCCTACCCTGTGCCGTCAGGGCCGCTCCGCCGTCACGCCGTGCAG TGCTCCTTATGACGGGCTGTGCTCGCTGCAGCGGTTCGGCGCTGTCCCACATCCTGGGCCTCCCCAGCCAGACGCCGAGCCCGGCTCTGGGCCGCCACCCGCCGCCCGTGGCCACCAGCAGAGGTGAGAGCAGCGAGCGGCCCCGGCAAAGCCATGGggtgagcagcacagtgagagCCACATTGTACCCCATAGAGAAACAGGCCCGGCTGGTGCGGGGCCGCCCTGACCAGCCCCCGGAGCCCAAAGTGCTGAGAATCGCCATCATCGGGGCACCCAACGCCGGCAAATCCACGTTGTCCAACCAGCTCTTGGGTAGAAAG GTGTTCCCAGTCTCAAAGAAGGTGCACACAACCCGCTGCAAAGCACACGGCGTGGTCACACATGAGGACACACAGCTG aTCATTCTGGACACGCCTGGTCTCACCAGTCCCATGAAAGCCAAGAG GCATAGACTAGAGGCAGCCATGCTGACAGACCCGTGGGACAGCATGAAACGTGCAGATCTAG TTCTGGTTTTGGTGGATGTGTCAGACCACTGGACGCGAAACTCTCTGAGCCTGGAGGTGCTGAAATGTCTTGCTCAGTTTCCCCACATTCCCAGTGTTCTGGTTCTGAACAAG GTGGATCTGCTAAAGAAGAAGTTCATCCTGCTGGGACTCATCAATGAGTTAACAGAGGGGATtgtaaatggaaagaaactgaaagtggGATCTGAATTGGAATGCAATTCCAGTTCTCCTGCAAAAACTGTTCTTAAAGTTGCTCCAACTTCTCCACCTGAAAATAGAGCTCAGGAGTCTCCTTGTCAGCTGGAAACAAATAAAGCCCAGGAAGGCTCTAGCTTGGATAACAGCAGCCATGTGAAGGCTTCTGAATCCAGTCTTGTTACAGAAGCACAAGGGCAAAAGCCCTACAGATATGGAGACCTGAAAAATAGGAAGGGCTGGCCACATTTCCGGGATATCTTCATGCTTGCAGCTCTCAATGGAGAGGAGGTGGATACTCTGAAG CAATACCTCCTGATGCAAGCCAAGCCAGGTCCGTGGGAGTTCCACAGCAGGGTCTTGACCAGCCAGTCACCTCATGAGATCTGTGATAACATCATCAGGGAGAAGATACTGGAGTACCTGCCCCTGGAAGTCCCCTATGGCGTGACTCAG GTGACAGAGCTATGGGAGGAAGGGCCAAGCGGAGAGCTCGTCATCGTGAAGAACCTTGTGGTCCCAAGGAAGTCTCATAAG CTGATGTTGATTGGAAGAAGAGGTGCAGTGATCAGCAGGATCGCTCAGGAGGCCGGGCAGGACCTGATGAACGTTTTCCTCTGTGATATCCGCCTGAAGCTCAAGGTGGAGGTGAAGAGTTGA
- the ERAL1 gene encoding GTPase Era, mitochondrial isoform X2: MAAPMAALAARGLPCAVRAAPPSRRAVLLMTGCARCSGSALSHILGLPSQTPSPALGRHPPPVATSREKQARLVRGRPDQPPEPKVLRIAIIGAPNAGKSTLSNQLLGRKVFPVSKKVHTTRCKAHGVVTHEDTQLIILDTPGLTSPMKAKRHRLEAAMLTDPWDSMKRADLVLVLVDVSDHWTRNSLSLEVLKCLAQFPHIPSVLVLNKVDLLKKKFILLGLINELTEGIVNGKKLKVGSELECNSSSPAKTVLKVAPTSPPENRAQESPCQLETNKAQEGSSLDNSSHVKASESSLVTEAQGQKPYRYGDLKNRKGWPHFRDIFMLAALNGEEVDTLKQYLLMQAKPGPWEFHSRVLTSQSPHEICDNIIREKILEYLPLEVPYGVTQVTELWEEGPSGELVIVKNLVVPRKSHKLMLIGRRGAVISRIAQEAGQDLMNVFLCDIRLKLKVEVKS; this comes from the exons ATGGCGGCGCCCATGGCTGCGTTGGCGGCGCGGGGCCTACCCTGTGCCGTCAGGGCCGCTCCGCCGTCACGCCGTGCAG TGCTCCTTATGACGGGCTGTGCTCGCTGCAGCGGTTCGGCGCTGTCCCACATCCTGGGCCTCCCCAGCCAGACGCCGAGCCCGGCTCTGGGCCGCCACCCGCCGCCCGTGGCCACCAGCAGAG AGAAACAGGCCCGGCTGGTGCGGGGCCGCCCTGACCAGCCCCCGGAGCCCAAAGTGCTGAGAATCGCCATCATCGGGGCACCCAACGCCGGCAAATCCACGTTGTCCAACCAGCTCTTGGGTAGAAAG GTGTTCCCAGTCTCAAAGAAGGTGCACACAACCCGCTGCAAAGCACACGGCGTGGTCACACATGAGGACACACAGCTG aTCATTCTGGACACGCCTGGTCTCACCAGTCCCATGAAAGCCAAGAG GCATAGACTAGAGGCAGCCATGCTGACAGACCCGTGGGACAGCATGAAACGTGCAGATCTAG TTCTGGTTTTGGTGGATGTGTCAGACCACTGGACGCGAAACTCTCTGAGCCTGGAGGTGCTGAAATGTCTTGCTCAGTTTCCCCACATTCCCAGTGTTCTGGTTCTGAACAAG GTGGATCTGCTAAAGAAGAAGTTCATCCTGCTGGGACTCATCAATGAGTTAACAGAGGGGATtgtaaatggaaagaaactgaaagtggGATCTGAATTGGAATGCAATTCCAGTTCTCCTGCAAAAACTGTTCTTAAAGTTGCTCCAACTTCTCCACCTGAAAATAGAGCTCAGGAGTCTCCTTGTCAGCTGGAAACAAATAAAGCCCAGGAAGGCTCTAGCTTGGATAACAGCAGCCATGTGAAGGCTTCTGAATCCAGTCTTGTTACAGAAGCACAAGGGCAAAAGCCCTACAGATATGGAGACCTGAAAAATAGGAAGGGCTGGCCACATTTCCGGGATATCTTCATGCTTGCAGCTCTCAATGGAGAGGAGGTGGATACTCTGAAG CAATACCTCCTGATGCAAGCCAAGCCAGGTCCGTGGGAGTTCCACAGCAGGGTCTTGACCAGCCAGTCACCTCATGAGATCTGTGATAACATCATCAGGGAGAAGATACTGGAGTACCTGCCCCTGGAAGTCCCCTATGGCGTGACTCAG GTGACAGAGCTATGGGAGGAAGGGCCAAGCGGAGAGCTCGTCATCGTGAAGAACCTTGTGGTCCCAAGGAAGTCTCATAAG CTGATGTTGATTGGAAGAAGAGGTGCAGTGATCAGCAGGATCGCTCAGGAGGCCGGGCAGGACCTGATGAACGTTTTCCTCTGTGATATCCGCCTGAAGCTCAAGGTGGAGGTGAAGAGTTGA